The following coding sequences lie in one Methanothermobacter sp. MT-2 genomic window:
- a CDS encoding M42 aminopeptidase produces MFDLMKRLSEANGISGFEDEVREIIKDELEGRVDNIEEDNLGNLIMTREGDSDAPSVMLAAHMDEIGLMVRYIDKKGFIRFSKIGGINDQMLLNQPVEIHGKKGKITGVIGSKPPHRMKPKERKKVTSYEKMFIDIGAKSRKEAEKLVGVGDPVTFKAPFNKLQNGLFTGKALDNRIGCLLLVEVLKSVRSNATIYGVGTVQEEVGLKGARTSAFKLNPNMALALDVTISGDHPGIEEEDAPVKLGKGPGIVLTDASGKGIITHKKIRDWLLSTAKEENIPVQLEVSEGGTTDATAIHLTRAGIPAGVVSVPTRYIHTPVSVASMDDIKNTVKLLIKALERL; encoded by the coding sequence ATGTTTGATTTGATGAAACGTTTATCAGAGGCAAATGGCATATCAGGTTTCGAAGATGAGGTAAGAGAGATCATTAAAGACGAATTAGAAGGGCGAGTAGATAATATAGAGGAGGATAATCTTGGAAACCTTATAATGACCAGGGAAGGCGACTCCGATGCCCCTAGTGTGATGCTAGCGGCTCACATGGACGAGATAGGTCTTATGGTTCGTTATATAGACAAGAAAGGGTTCATAAGATTTTCCAAGATAGGGGGGATAAATGATCAGATGCTCCTAAACCAGCCAGTGGAAATCCATGGAAAAAAAGGTAAGATAACAGGAGTTATAGGTTCCAAGCCACCCCATCGGATGAAACCAAAAGAGAGAAAAAAGGTTACAAGCTATGAAAAGATGTTTATAGATATAGGGGCGAAATCAAGGAAAGAGGCTGAGAAACTTGTAGGGGTGGGAGACCCTGTAACATTCAAGGCACCATTTAATAAACTCCAAAATGGGCTTTTCACTGGAAAAGCCCTTGACAATAGGATTGGCTGCCTACTCCTAGTAGAAGTTCTAAAATCTGTTAGATCCAATGCAACAATATATGGTGTGGGTACAGTACAAGAAGAAGTGGGTCTCAAAGGCGCCAGAACCTCTGCATTTAAACTAAACCCTAACATGGCCCTGGCACTTGATGTTACCATATCAGGGGATCATCCAGGCATTGAAGAAGAGGATGCTCCTGTCAAACTTGGTAAGGGACCTGGTATAGTTTTAACTGATGCAAGCGGTAAGGGTATCATCACCCATAAAAAGATCAGGGATTGGCTTCTTTCAACTGCAAAAGAAGAGAACATACCTGTACAGTTAGAGGTGAGTGAGGGTGGTACAACAGATGCAACTGCAATCCATTTAACCCGTGCAGGTATACCAGCCGGTGTGGTGTCAGTACCTACAAGGTATATTCACACACCTGTTAGTGTTGCGAGCATGGACGATATCAAAAATACTGTGAAGCTCCTTATAAAGGCCCTTGAACGCCTCTAA
- a CDS encoding sensory transduction regulatory protein — MWIKHQLPTGGDLLAIKLLVVEDESIVALDIKHRAEALGYEVVDIAVSGEEAIELTREKKPDLVLMDIILKGEMDGIEAAEIIKRDYNIPVVYLTAYSDRETLERAKVTEPFGYLIKPFEDRELHSTIEVAIYKHKMDSKLRISEERYRKLAESSPDLIILLNKKKTIIFLNDAFERITRLPREKCYNRHVSILKKMGIISREEFKKLMDIIRPFKDHLEPLEVKIRDKDGREHYLELYASTIKNREKFIQIIGHDITAKLQAEKRRLKLIKEKSTRELYGFLLSAIPVFASTVPPQLRNTIIRNFADKFEENLKPSFNEHMKRKGLLSQIKKGKMDTEKVFNAYIAWLKSFLKNLGIKTRIKEEKDYYKLEFLTFPWSDDTKVNPIFALMFRTMLVRSFTWTKIKGNVIQTSRWENLEFEFHIYGEVYFMEKIQRISTGIKDLDEIIGGFPVARSILLIGDAGSGKTIMALQFAIKSASDGLKTVYVTTEEDETDLKFQCNSFGWDMKKLIESGSLEIVSLAGVRAMITEAEMKIGIESMEEDIGRFLDEVSADTKVLIIDNLGSHTGDLTPYEFRNRFDFLVYELKKRNITSLIILDSATAREFNEIALFSVYGAINLLKRENPYTGRRERVMDIIKMRSTRTPVDFVPYKIGENGIEITEKIKYE; from the coding sequence GTGTGGATAAAACATCAACTACCCACTGGAGGGGATCTTCTGGCCATAAAACTGTTAGTAGTTGAAGATGAAAGTATAGTGGCCCTAGACATTAAACATAGGGCCGAAGCACTAGGCTATGAGGTTGTGGATATAGCAGTTTCTGGGGAGGAAGCCATAGAACTTACAAGAGAGAAGAAACCAGACCTAGTCCTCATGGACATCATACTAAAAGGTGAAATGGATGGGATAGAAGCCGCCGAGATCATAAAAAGAGACTATAATATTCCAGTGGTTTATCTAACAGCCTACTCTGACCGGGAGACTCTTGAGAGGGCTAAGGTAACAGAACCCTTCGGTTACCTTATAAAACCATTCGAAGACAGGGAACTGCACAGTACAATCGAAGTTGCCATCTACAAACATAAGATGGATTCAAAGCTTAGGATAAGCGAGGAAAGATACCGAAAACTAGCAGAATCCTCACCAGACCTTATCATCCTCCTAAACAAGAAAAAAACGATAATATTCCTTAATGATGCCTTTGAGAGGATTACAAGGCTTCCAAGAGAAAAATGTTATAATAGGCATGTTAGCATCCTCAAAAAGATGGGTATTATCAGCCGGGAAGAGTTCAAAAAACTTATGGATATTATAAGACCATTCAAGGATCATCTAGAGCCACTGGAAGTGAAAATAAGAGACAAGGACGGGAGAGAACACTACCTTGAATTATACGCTTCCACCATAAAAAACAGGGAGAAATTTATACAGATTATAGGACATGATATAACAGCTAAGTTGCAAGCCGAGAAAAGAAGGTTAAAATTGATCAAGGAAAAATCAACAAGAGAATTATATGGTTTCCTTTTATCAGCAATCCCAGTATTCGCATCAACAGTCCCTCCACAACTAAGAAACACCATAATAAGGAATTTCGCGGACAAATTCGAAGAAAACCTAAAACCTTCATTCAACGAGCATATGAAAAGAAAAGGGCTTCTATCACAGATCAAAAAGGGAAAAATGGACACTGAAAAAGTCTTCAACGCCTATATCGCATGGTTGAAATCATTCCTCAAAAACCTTGGAATAAAAACAAGAATCAAAGAAGAAAAAGACTATTACAAACTAGAGTTCCTAACATTCCCATGGAGTGACGATACCAAAGTAAACCCAATCTTTGCCCTGATGTTCAGGACAATGCTTGTGAGAAGCTTCACATGGACAAAAATCAAAGGAAACGTGATACAAACTTCAAGATGGGAAAACCTTGAATTCGAATTCCACATATATGGGGAGGTTTATTTTATGGAAAAAATCCAAAGGATAAGTACTGGTATAAAAGACTTGGATGAGATAATAGGAGGATTCCCAGTAGCCCGTAGCATACTCCTAATAGGGGATGCCGGCTCTGGTAAAACTATAATGGCTTTGCAATTCGCCATAAAAAGTGCAAGTGATGGTCTCAAGACTGTCTATGTTACAACAGAGGAGGATGAAACCGATCTCAAGTTTCAGTGCAACTCTTTTGGCTGGGACATGAAAAAACTAATAGAAAGTGGCAGTCTAGAGATAGTGAGCCTTGCTGGTGTAAGAGCCATGATTACCGAGGCTGAGATGAAGATAGGCATAGAATCCATGGAAGAAGACATTGGAAGATTCCTAGATGAGGTCTCAGCCGATACCAAGGTGCTTATCATTGACAACCTTGGAAGTCACACAGGAGATTTAACACCATATGAATTCAGGAATAGGTTCGATTTCCTTGTATATGAGTTGAAAAAGAGGAATATAACAAGTCTAATAATACTTGACAGCGCAACTGCCAGGGAATTTAACGAGATAGCATTATTTTCAGTTTATGGTGCTATAAACCTTCTGAAGAGGGAGAACCCCTACACTGGTAGGAGAGAAAGGGTTATGGATATTATTAAGATGAGGAGCACAAGAACCCCAGTAGATTTCGTACCATATAAGATAGGTGAGAATGGGATAGAGATAACAGAAAAGATAAAATATGAATAG
- a CDS encoding putative RNA methylase has translation MELYATTQIGLEELTAAEIRELGGEIEKTDKGRVYFKCEKGLINKINYHARTCERIILLLKSARVTGLEDIHRKIKSIDFSFIEPSESFAIRTKRVGVHDFNSMDIARIAGDAVIKSYFSSMKKRLRVNLDSPDVIIRVELINNLLLVGVDTTGDKGLHRRGYRVYQHPAPLNPTIAAALLKISDWRPEEILVDPMCGSGTILVEAALIGSNIPPGSIKKGDKLPFNQNLKILGVEKFKKHIEGCKKTLSNLGIDFIRVMQGDAEHLNKHIQEADVIITNPPYGIRIGRKSMIEKLYHNFLKTAKKTLKENGRITLLTPQDKILENTATKLDYQWTETQIVYGNLPMKIFKLTI, from the coding sequence ATGGAATTGTATGCCACGACGCAGATAGGATTAGAAGAGCTGACAGCAGCAGAAATCCGGGAACTTGGAGGTGAAATAGAAAAAACAGACAAAGGTAGGGTATATTTTAAATGTGAAAAGGGGTTAATCAACAAGATAAATTACCATGCAAGAACCTGTGAAAGAATCATACTACTACTCAAATCTGCCAGGGTCACAGGACTCGAAGATATCCACAGAAAAATTAAAAGTATTGATTTTTCATTTATAGAGCCTAGTGAAAGTTTCGCTATAAGAACAAAAAGAGTGGGTGTCCATGACTTCAACTCCATGGACATCGCCAGGATAGCAGGGGACGCAGTCATAAAAAGTTACTTTTCCTCAATGAAAAAACGTCTAAGAGTAAACCTAGACTCCCCAGATGTTATAATTAGAGTCGAATTAATCAACAACCTTCTACTTGTAGGAGTCGACACCACAGGAGATAAAGGCCTTCACAGAAGAGGCTACAGAGTATACCAGCACCCAGCACCACTCAACCCAACAATAGCAGCCGCACTACTCAAAATATCCGATTGGAGGCCCGAGGAGATACTCGTAGATCCAATGTGTGGGAGTGGGACAATACTAGTCGAAGCAGCCCTAATAGGGAGCAACATCCCACCAGGTTCCATCAAAAAAGGAGATAAACTACCATTCAACCAGAACCTCAAAATCTTAGGTGTTGAAAAGTTCAAAAAACACATTGAAGGTTGTAAAAAGACATTATCCAACCTTGGAATAGATTTTATCAGGGTCATGCAAGGCGACGCCGAACACCTAAACAAACACATCCAAGAAGCCGATGTCATCATAACCAACCCACCCTACGGGATCAGAATCGGGAGAAAATCCATGATAGAAAAACTCTACCATAACTTCCTCAAAACTGCAAAGAAAACCCTAAAAGAAAATGGTAGGATAACCCTACTAACACCACAAGATAAAATCCTAGAGAATACCGCGACAAAACTAGACTACCAATGGACAGAAACCCAAATAGTCTATGGCAATCTCCCAATGAAAATATTCAAATTAACAATATAA
- a CDS encoding GMP synthase [glutamine-hydrolyzing] subunit A: MIFIVNNHGQYNHRIHRTLRYLNIPSKMIPNTIPVDTLLDNEPEGIIIGGGPSIEEAGNSIEYIKRIEVPILGICLGHQLMALAFNGKVASAEAEEYAQIEIEILDEDDIFKGLGAHMSVWASHKDEVKILPRNFKILARSNICEIEAMKHVKRPLYGVQFHPEVHHTPEGPMIFKNFYNVCEGVR; this comes from the coding sequence ATGATATTCATTGTGAACAATCATGGCCAATACAACCATAGAATCCATAGGACGCTAAGATACCTTAACATACCATCAAAGATGATACCCAACACTATACCAGTTGATACTCTCCTAGACAATGAACCAGAGGGTATCATAATAGGCGGAGGACCATCAATAGAAGAAGCCGGAAACTCCATAGAATATATAAAAAGGATAGAAGTGCCCATACTAGGCATATGCCTCGGCCACCAACTAATGGCACTAGCATTCAATGGTAAAGTAGCTAGTGCAGAAGCTGAAGAATACGCCCAAATAGAAATAGAAATACTAGATGAAGATGACATATTCAAGGGCCTCGGAGCCCATATGAGTGTATGGGCCTCGCACAAGGATGAAGTTAAAATTCTACCAAGAAATTTTAAGATCCTTGCAAGATCAAATATATGTGAAATAGAAGCCATGAAACATGTTAAAAGGCCACTTTATGGCGTGCAGTTCCATCCAGAGGTCCACCACACACCCGAAGGTCCTATGATATTCAAAAACTTTTATAATGTATGTGAAGGTGTAAGATAA
- a CDS encoding GMP synthase, subunit B: MFNPSEFIKNAIEDIRETVGDGKAIIALSGGVDSSVASVLASRAIGDRLVAVFVDHGLLREGEADYVKETFSDRLNLLFIDASERFLKELKGVIDPEEKRRIIGRVFIEVFEEVAEETGAEYLVQGTIAPDWIESEGKIKSHHNVTLPHGLVLKIIEPLRELYKDEVRILGRKLGLPDKIIKRQPFPGPGLAVRIIGEITPAKIKICRMANAIVEDEVIGAGLDERLWQYFAVLTDTMATGVKGDMRDFGYLIVLRMVESIDAMTAQVPELPWELIKRISKRITAEIPEVTHVALSVSDKPPSTIEFA; this comes from the coding sequence ATGTTCAATCCATCGGAATTCATAAAAAACGCGATAGAAGATATAAGGGAAACCGTAGGTGATGGGAAGGCAATAATAGCGCTCTCAGGTGGTGTTGACAGTTCAGTCGCGTCAGTGCTCGCCAGCAGAGCCATAGGAGACAGACTAGTAGCAGTCTTCGTAGATCATGGCCTTCTAAGGGAAGGTGAAGCAGATTATGTTAAGGAAACCTTCAGCGACCGCCTTAACCTACTATTCATCGACGCATCAGAAAGATTCCTAAAAGAACTCAAAGGCGTCATCGACCCGGAAGAAAAACGCAGGATAATCGGAAGAGTATTCATAGAAGTCTTCGAAGAAGTCGCAGAGGAAACAGGCGCAGAATACCTAGTCCAGGGGACAATAGCACCCGACTGGATCGAAAGCGAAGGTAAAATAAAATCACATCATAACGTCACACTACCACACGGCCTAGTCTTGAAGATAATCGAACCCCTAAGGGAACTCTACAAAGATGAAGTCCGCATCCTCGGCAGAAAACTAGGCCTACCAGACAAGATAATCAAAAGACAACCATTCCCAGGCCCTGGACTTGCCGTGAGAATAATAGGTGAAATAACCCCAGCGAAAATCAAAATATGTAGAATGGCCAATGCTATAGTAGAAGATGAGGTAATAGGCGCGGGATTAGATGAGAGGCTCTGGCAATACTTCGCAGTATTAACAGATACCATGGCCACAGGCGTGAAAGGTGATATGAGAGACTTCGGCTACCTAATCGTTTTAAGGATGGTTGAATCAATAGACGCCATGACAGCCCAGGTACCAGAACTGCCATGGGAACTCATAAAAAGGATATCAAAACGTATAACAGCCGAGATACCAGAGGTGACGCACGTAGCTCTCTCAGTGAGTGATAAACCCCCAAGTACCATAGAATTCGCATAA
- a CDS encoding peptidase U32 produces the protein MEIIPIDKIMMKFSTPLPGDTESLKKIIKELKGDIYEVYMAGPSEFMGSGRATLHSPLIEDIGRQVSYAHKHNIKFKLILNPSCLSGQQLTSNGYNIFRNYFEELETLNVDAVIVSDPYLVEMLSKDLQNLQIGVSCIAHVDSSQRAKFFEDLGADEITIDTNINRHFDLLESIRDSTDCELKVIANEACLYKCPFRYSHFNLFSHITASPQIAIIGDYYFEKCISLRVREPTLIIRSPWIRPEDVPEYEKIGIDIIKISGRANTTQWIIDTMKSYTSGHHKGNLLELLDCPNELRDHFHIPNEKLEGAIEQWKTCKKLCHKCNFCETLAKELILKRRDIG, from the coding sequence ATGGAGATTATTCCAATAGATAAAATCATGATGAAGTTTAGCACACCACTACCAGGAGACACAGAATCACTTAAAAAAATCATAAAAGAACTGAAAGGAGACATATACGAAGTTTACATGGCAGGCCCATCTGAATTCATGGGCAGCGGCCGGGCAACACTACATTCACCCCTAATAGAGGATATTGGAAGACAAGTATCCTATGCACATAAACATAATATCAAATTCAAGCTCATATTAAACCCCTCATGCCTATCAGGACAACAACTAACCTCTAACGGATATAATATTTTTAGGAATTATTTTGAAGAACTAGAAACATTAAATGTGGATGCTGTTATAGTCTCGGATCCATACCTAGTAGAGATGCTATCAAAGGATCTGCAAAACCTCCAAATTGGAGTATCATGCATAGCACACGTAGACTCGTCACAAAGGGCCAAATTCTTCGAAGATCTCGGAGCGGATGAAATAACAATTGACACGAACATCAACAGACACTTCGACCTCTTAGAATCCATAAGAGATTCTACAGACTGTGAATTGAAGGTTATAGCAAATGAGGCATGCCTATACAAATGCCCATTCCGCTACTCACACTTTAACCTATTCTCACATATTACAGCATCACCACAGATAGCCATCATAGGAGACTACTACTTCGAAAAATGTATTTCACTCAGAGTCAGAGAACCCACCCTAATAATAAGATCCCCATGGATAAGACCAGAAGATGTCCCTGAATATGAAAAGATAGGCATCGACATAATAAAAATTTCTGGCCGGGCAAACACCACACAATGGATAATAGACACAATGAAAAGTTACACCAGTGGACATCACAAGGGCAACCTCCTAGAATTATTAGATTGTCCAAACGAATTAAGAGACCACTTCCACATACCAAACGAGAAACTTGAAGGTGCCATAGAACAATGGAAAACTTGTAAGAAGCTATGCCATAAATGTAATTTTTGTGAAACCCTCGCCAAGGAATTAATCCTTAAAAGAAGGGATATAGGATGA
- a CDS encoding putative GAF sensor protein, protein MKATKKTILDGVLGEIRADMSVDEIIGLLSRIPYFDWVGIYLLEDDELILGPYRGPVTPHVRIPIDSGVCGRVARTGRASIVVDVSEDEDYLQCNESVKSEIAVPIKRADGILGVLDVDSNEPGAFNEVDRSFLEEVALIVSKLL, encoded by the coding sequence ATGAAAGCCACTAAAAAGACCATCCTTGATGGGGTTCTTGGAGAAATCAGGGCAGATATGTCAGTTGATGAGATAATAGGATTGCTTTCAAGGATCCCATATTTTGATTGGGTTGGAATATATCTGCTAGAGGATGATGAGCTTATATTAGGCCCCTATAGGGGTCCGGTCACTCCACATGTTAGGATACCTATAGATAGTGGGGTTTGTGGCCGAGTTGCGAGAACTGGTAGGGCTTCTATTGTTGTTGATGTTTCGGAGGATGAGGATTATCTTCAATGTAATGAGAGTGTTAAATCTGAGATAGCTGTCCCCATAAAGAGGGCTGATGGGATCCTTGGGGTTCTTGATGTTGACAGTAACGAGCCCGGGGCCTTTAATGAGGTTGATAGGAGTTTCCTTGAGGAGGTTGCGTTGATAGTCTCCAAGCTACTCTAA
- a CDS encoding (R)-citramalate synthase has protein sequence MRVKILDTTLRDGEQTPGVSLTPEEKLRIALRLDDLGVDIIEAGSAITSEGERKAMKKITKEGLNAEICSFARPLKGDIDAALECDVDSIHLVVPTSKLHIKEKLRKTQKEVKESAIEAIQYAKDHGLIIEFSAEDATRSNMKFLKEILKEGINAGAERICACDTVGILTPERAYKFYGELSKLKAPLSVHCHNDFGLAVANSLMGLRAGASQVHATINGIGERAGNAALEELVVALYSLYEVKTNINIKMLYDISKMVARLTGVYIQPNKAIVGENAFAHEAGIHVDGVLKKAETYEPITPELVGRKRRFVMGKHIGTSALKEKLEEFDLKVDERQLEKIFERVKSLGDMGKCVTDVDLQAIAEDVLGIVEDKMVNLEEVTVVSGNKVTPTASVKLRVNEKEILEAGIGVGPVDAAIVAIKKSLEDFADIKLEEYHVDAITGGTDALIDVIIKLRYKDKIISARSTQPDIIMASVEAFISGVNRLLANERKKT, from the coding sequence TTGCGAGTGAAAATATTAGATACAACACTCAGAGACGGTGAACAGACACCAGGAGTCTCATTAACACCAGAAGAAAAACTTAGAATAGCACTAAGACTAGACGATCTTGGCGTTGACATCATCGAAGCCGGCTCAGCCATAACATCAGAAGGCGAAAGAAAAGCCATGAAAAAGATCACAAAAGAGGGATTAAACGCCGAAATATGCAGCTTCGCACGCCCCCTAAAAGGAGACATCGACGCTGCACTAGAATGTGACGTTGACAGCATACACCTAGTAGTCCCAACCTCAAAATTACATATCAAAGAAAAACTCAGAAAAACCCAAAAAGAAGTAAAAGAAAGCGCAATAGAAGCCATACAATATGCAAAGGACCATGGATTAATCATAGAATTCTCAGCCGAAGACGCCACAAGAAGCAACATGAAATTCCTAAAAGAAATACTAAAAGAAGGTATAAACGCAGGAGCCGAAAGAATCTGCGCATGCGACACCGTGGGGATCCTAACACCAGAAAGAGCCTACAAATTCTATGGCGAACTTTCAAAACTTAAAGCACCCCTAAGTGTGCACTGCCATAACGACTTCGGACTAGCAGTTGCAAATTCACTCATGGGCCTCAGGGCCGGCGCAAGCCAAGTACACGCAACAATAAATGGTATAGGTGAAAGGGCTGGTAACGCAGCCCTCGAGGAACTGGTAGTGGCCCTTTACTCCCTCTATGAAGTCAAAACTAACATTAATATAAAAATGTTATATGACATTTCCAAGATGGTTGCAAGACTCACAGGCGTATATATCCAACCTAATAAGGCCATAGTAGGTGAAAACGCTTTCGCCCATGAAGCAGGCATACACGTTGATGGTGTGCTTAAAAAAGCTGAAACATATGAACCTATAACACCCGAACTTGTGGGTCGTAAGAGAAGATTCGTAATGGGCAAACATATCGGTACAAGCGCCTTGAAAGAAAAATTGGAAGAATTCGATTTAAAAGTCGATGAAAGACAACTAGAAAAGATATTTGAAAGGGTTAAATCTCTAGGTGACATGGGTAAATGTGTGACAGATGTGGATCTTCAGGCAATAGCAGAAGACGTGCTAGGCATCGTAGAAGACAAGATGGTGAACCTAGAAGAAGTCACAGTAGTCTCCGGGAATAAAGTCACTCCAACAGCATCAGTAAAACTAAGAGTAAATGAAAAGGAGATCCTAGAAGCAGGTATAGGTGTTGGACCTGTTGACGCGGCCATAGTAGCTATAAAAAAGAGTTTGGAGGATTTTGCTGATATAAAATTGGAGGAATATCACGTTGATGCCATAACAGGAGGTACAGATGCCCTTATCGACGTGATAATAAAACTCAGATACAAAGATAAGATCATAAGTGCAAGAAGCACCCAACCAGATATTATAATGGCCAGTGTAGAGGCATTCATAAGTGGAGTTAACCGCCTATTAGCAAATGAAAGGAAGAAAACATGA
- a CDS encoding predicted DNA modification methylase has translation MEIALILSGEHNTLPASEVKNLLETEYKIKYHKNKIMIIDIPPEKIPTLSRLAYTHEICQLISTTKEINNIKKLPWEQLIKDNFAVRVKKMDKTPIESPLIEKKIGTIIKKKHPHLQVNLENPRTIIRPIIKKDKIFITKRLYKTDKKHFNRVKPHKRPFFYPGSMSPKLARCMVNLSSVKEGETLLDPFCGTGGILIEAGIIGARIIGADIDPKMVKGTEKNLKYYGIKDYELIRADARKLRLEKPVKAIVTDPPYGISASTRGEKQEKLYREFFKTAKHNLQEDGRICIATPFHLEEIIDEKFTIKEKHAIRMHKSLTRIIHIIKKRS, from the coding sequence ATGGAAATAGCACTGATTTTATCAGGCGAACATAACACATTACCAGCAAGCGAAGTCAAGAATCTACTAGAAACAGAATACAAGATAAAATATCACAAAAACAAAATAATGATAATAGACATCCCACCAGAGAAAATCCCAACCCTCTCCAGACTAGCCTACACACACGAAATATGCCAACTCATATCCACAACAAAAGAAATCAACAATATAAAAAAACTCCCATGGGAACAACTAATAAAGGACAACTTCGCAGTCAGAGTAAAAAAAATGGACAAAACCCCAATAGAATCCCCACTCATAGAAAAAAAAATAGGCACCATCATAAAAAAGAAACATCCACACCTCCAAGTAAACCTAGAAAATCCCAGGACAATAATCCGCCCGATCATAAAAAAAGATAAAATATTTATCACAAAAAGATTATATAAAACCGACAAGAAACACTTTAACAGGGTAAAGCCGCATAAAAGGCCATTCTTTTATCCCGGTTCAATGAGCCCGAAACTTGCCAGGTGCATGGTCAACCTTTCAAGTGTCAAAGAAGGGGAAACACTACTAGACCCATTCTGCGGCACAGGAGGCATACTCATAGAAGCAGGCATAATAGGGGCCAGGATCATCGGAGCCGACATAGACCCCAAAATGGTTAAAGGAACGGAAAAAAACCTTAAATATTATGGTATAAAAGACTATGAACTTATAAGGGCCGATGCCAGGAAACTCAGACTAGAAAAGCCCGTGAAGGCCATTGTAACAGACCCACCATATGGTATATCCGCCTCAACACGCGGAGAAAAACAAGAAAAACTCTATAGAGAATTCTTCAAAACAGCAAAACATAACCTCCAAGAAGATGGAAGAATATGCATAGCAACACCATTCCACCTAGAAGAAATAATAGATGAAAAATTCACAATAAAAGAAAAACATGCCATAAGAATGCATAAAAGCCTCACTAGGATCATACACATAATAAAAAAGAGAAGTTAG
- a CDS encoding proteasome-activating nucleotidase, whose product MENNQLYLFKKIEELKKEIRTLKEENAKIKRKLTWKIKKLEKDKLLIENEKLRLDREVESLRGEIERFRTPPLVIATVTEVLDDHRVAVKSSTGPHFVISYSRFIDRKLLEPGARVALNQQTFSIVDVLPSEKDPIVTGMEVEERPDVTYDQIGGLAEQIREVRETVELPLIKPELFEKVGIEPPKGVLLYGPPGTGKTLLAKAVAHETHATFIKIVASEFVRKYIGEGARIVRGVFELAKEKSPSIIFIDEIDAVAAKRLKSSTSGDREVQRTLMQLLAELDGFESRGDVGIVAATNRPDILDPALLRPGRFDRFIEVPLPNEEGRREILKIHTANMSLAEDVDINLIARMTDGLSGADLKAICTEAGMFAIREEREEVTMNDFLNAVDKISGIEKEEDFGREAGVMFG is encoded by the coding sequence ATGGAAAATAATCAACTCTACCTTTTTAAAAAAATTGAAGAATTAAAAAAGGAGATAAGAACCCTTAAAGAGGAGAATGCCAAGATAAAAAGGAAGTTAACATGGAAGATAAAAAAACTTGAAAAGGATAAACTCCTCATAGAAAATGAAAAACTAAGACTAGACAGGGAGGTTGAATCCCTCAGAGGGGAGATAGAAAGGTTCAGAACACCCCCACTAGTTATAGCCACGGTCACAGAAGTCTTAGACGACCACAGAGTAGCCGTGAAAAGCAGCACAGGCCCTCATTTCGTTATTAGTTATTCAAGGTTCATAGACAGGAAATTACTAGAGCCAGGGGCCCGTGTAGCCCTAAACCAGCAAACATTCAGCATAGTTGACGTGCTACCATCAGAGAAGGATCCGATAGTCACAGGCATGGAAGTTGAGGAAAGACCAGATGTAACATATGACCAGATAGGAGGCCTAGCAGAACAGATAAGAGAAGTCAGAGAAACAGTAGAATTGCCATTAATCAAACCAGAACTCTTCGAAAAGGTGGGTATCGAACCTCCTAAGGGTGTTCTGCTCTATGGCCCCCCAGGTACTGGTAAAACACTCCTTGCAAAGGCTGTTGCCCATGAAACACATGCAACCTTCATAAAGATAGTTGCATCAGAATTCGTCAGAAAATATATAGGTGAAGGTGCAAGAATCGTGAGAGGCGTCTTCGAATTAGCCAAGGAAAAATCCCCGAGCATAATATTCATCGATGAAATCGATGCTGTTGCAGCGAAAAGACTTAAAAGTTCAACAAGTGGGGACAGGGAAGTTCAAAGAACCCTCATGCAACTTCTCGCCGAGCTTGACGGTTTCGAATCAAGAGGCGATGTTGGCATAGTCGCGGCCACAAACAGACCCGACATCCTAGACCCTGCACTACTGCGACCAGGCAGATTCGACAGATTCATAGAGGTTCCATTACCAAACGAGGAAGGGCGAAGGGAAATCCTCAAGATTCATACTGCTAACATGTCACTTGCAGAGGATGTTGACATAAACCTCATCGCAAGGATGACAGATGGGTTATCAGGCGCCGACTTAAAGGCTATATGCACAGAAGCCGGTATGTTCGCCATAAGAGAAGAGAGGGAAGAAGTTACAATGAACGACTTCTTAAATGCGGTTGATAAGATAAGTGGAATTGAAAAAGAGGAAGATTTCGGGCGAGAAGCTGGGGTGATGTTCGGTTAG